The window TTGGTGTCTATATAAAGACATGTACAAATGAAAATTTCTTTCTTAATTGAAAACCAGAAGGAGAAAACAGATACTACAAGATATTTTCATTAACATGAGTAGCTTATAGAATGCTTGTGAACTTTTTAATCTATGATGTTGGATACAAAGAAATGAACTTGCATTGGAGTTTACAGTACTtgacaatttaatttaaaaaataacaaatcatGGAAAGATCATAATGCAATTATCATACCACCATTGGAGCATACTGGATATTCCTTACCTTTCGACAGGTTGGGAGAGGTTTGAGTTTCGGTCAAGAAAAATTTGTGTTCGAACGTTCGATTCTCAgtcttaattcatttttatattttgttttaaggGAATAAAGTATTATTCTAGGAGTATCCCataaatcaaaaattcattgttacattcaaaaataaaaatattaaagcgGGCCTACTCAACATATATCCCCCGCAGGCCGCAAATGATATTgtaaaaattatgaattaaattttaGGTGAAAAATATGAGAAAGTTGATTGAACCAAACAAAAAGCTGTAAATTGTAGTTATATGACAAAAATGAGTGGTAGTGGAATTGAGCTTTACattttaacttatattttaacttgtttgatgaaaaaatataatttacatgTTTTTTCCTACAAATTAATGGGGAATTACATTCAATTTGGACTTGGTTTTACCAATTCCAACTAAATAGAGCAAACCAATTTAAGAAGTTTCAAAAACTTCATATCTAAGTTAAAACCAAAGATATATCTGATACActaggaagaaaaagaagagaggatgtctgttaaaaaaataaattacaaaatctggtgaaaCATACATTCTTGAATCTTGTTTCAGCTATTTGTCAGTTATACTCAAGTATTAACTGCTACGTGTCGAGAATACGAGAAAAACCAAATAATTTGCAGAACAGAACAAGTGGCACAGCTGCAAACATGCAACCATGCAGAATATAGTACAAAAGTTGAGCCTCTAAATTTAGCAACGATTTATATGCACAAACAGCCTACATTTCTGGACGCTTCGTATAGTACATGGAATGTGGGTGAACACCcctttgatatataattttcctGGTATTTGAAGCCGAGGGCTGTGAACTACCGAAACACCCTTCGCACCTCGGATGGGGAGATGGGTTGACGAGCAACAGAAATGTACATGGTGAAGTTACTACACATTTACAATGCATCAACCCTTCTTTTGCATAAAATAAGCCTGGTCTGCATTTGCAAGGCGATCCTGAAATAGGGCCCACTCGCTTCTGCATCTCTGTTTCACCTGTGAAGATAAAACAAGTAGTTTCAGCTTTCAAGCTACTAGAGCTTATACTCCCAGTTTTGATACCTTTTAGTGGGaatatacaaaaattatttttaatcatttagAAGGATACCCAAGATTTTATGAGAAAAGTTCAAAAATATTCAAGTTCCAAGAACATGACGTTATAATCTAAGCAAGGATTTAAAATAGAAGCAATAGATAGATAATAAGTATACATACCCCTTCCCATGGAGCTTTACCATCCTCGGACACACCCTGATaacatattaatttaagaagtatAGTGAGAAGCTCTCATTGAAAACATCAACAGATGTAGGATAAGCAAGAAAAAGTCGGTAAGCAGTGACACCAGAAACACAATTCTTAACGATGAACAAGTCAAATACTTGCATAACAATATAGATACGGAAAATACCacattttaacttttttcttgATACCAATAACTGAATTAGTACACAAGGAACTGTCAAAAAGTATTAAAAAGACAGCTTTTTCACAAGTCTTAAAAATATGTCTCACCTGATTTCCAAGAGAAGGGATTACTTGATGAATAATCCACTGTGAATCAACAACGCCAATCTTTTCATGTGCAGGCTGTAGAGAAAGGGCAAAGACAGAAGTAAAAGAGAGgtgattataaattataattagtgATCACTGATCAATAATCACACTGTAAATTTATCACACTGTGATTAAATGGATCAATCATCTGACAAGTGACAACTGAAAAATACagattatatttgtatatagatAGAATAAAAGATTAATGAAAATGACAAGAAGCCATCTTTCACCGGGTAAAGACTATTTTATATCTTACAAACAAAATTTCAGGTTCAAATTTTTTCGTGAATCCTCATGTATATTTGATAAGTACTGTGCATTTATATGAAGAACTCCATAACTTTGTCGAGGTTGCATTTTGTAAAAGTTTGTGGGTGAACAGAACCCATAtagacacacatatatataccttTAAGGTAAAAACACATGCTGATTGACAATGATAGATTTTAAGAACCACCAAGATGCTCAAAAGGATGGAATATAACACATTTTCAGAACAGCAAATACGCACTAACCTCCACACATCTTCTGAGGGCAAAATCTAGACCCCAACCATGCACCAAATCATTCTACAAAGATATTAAGAACTCCAATGAGTAATTGAATGAACAGGAAAGTAAGATATACAAATTTATCAATATATGTGCAAATACTAGACATGGGATGGAATTGGCATACCTGAATCATATGCCACACACACCGCCAGGCTTGTCGAGAAAATACTGGTGCCATGATCTCCACAaaactgtataaaaatataaatagacgtACAAATTAGTTACATGCCAGAGCAAGAATCTCGAGTATACACAGTTTTTTGAACATTTGCTAGAGCATTCTTCTTGCTAGCTTAaaagtttcaaattttattaatttcataCAAAAAATATGGATCATCATATATTGGATAATTAATAATTGGTTGCCGATAGTCATAAGGCAGGAATGACGATAATTAATAATTGGTTGCCGCTAGTCATAAGGCAGGAATGACACCCCTAAAGAGGACTGCCAACAATTATCATTAGAATTTGACATCAAAATTAACTCAGGAAAAGTGTTGATTCAGTAACAACCGTCCTTGCTTCAGAGACCAccctttttttaattaattacttgatacAGTAAGAGCTACAAGTTGGACTGGGAGAAGTGAttttaagagagagagagagagagagagagagagagagagagagagagaggaagaaaTCAATACATCAAAGAACAGAAGGGGGCTATCGGTTTTAAACTAATAAGCAGTCTGACCTATAAACTAATAAACAATGCTCATACAGTTGAACCCGCATAGATGGATCCTGCTAAAGCAAGTAACTACAATGAAGTTGATAGACGTTTTTAAGGTAGCAACACATCCGATTTCAAATCGGTGGGGAAAATGAGAGAGGCTTACGCAGCACATGGAGGCAAATGTGGATCACTACACCACCCTGGTCGCTCTTCTGTATTCCTGATAATACaatcattaaaaaattgtaTGCAAAGTCTACTATCTCCCACGCAggaataataatgatattaaaCCAGAGACAGGGATATAAACGAACTTGTGAACTTCTCGGTCGCCTCTCCTCTTTGTCATTTGCCATGTTAGTCCATTATTGGGTTCAAGACCTGGTTGAGAAATCTCCAGACCATGTTTCTTTACCAGTTCAATAAACCTACAGATCATCCGCtttataaattttcttgaatCAACCAGATATCATAACTGAAAATCATGCGcgatttattcacaaaaaaggaaaagaatatACTTGTCTCCGTTAAAATGCTCAACACCTAGATCTTCATCccaaatgaaaatataatcataGGCTGCTACAACATCAGGATGTAGAAATCTCTTTGCATACCACCTTGATAAGTTCGAAGGCCGAAAAGAAACTTCAGTATTAGTTTTCTACTTCCACATATCTACCTTACATTTAAGTACATTATCAGACTACTGAAACCTTACCACTTTGTTTGTTTTCTTATGCTGATATGAACAGCACGCTTTGACCATTCAAACTGATCCCACTCACTAGTTCGCCCATCATAATGGAAAAGCAAAATCTGAAAATCCTCAGAGAACTGCAGAAAGTACATGGCCCAAAGAATTAATACTGACTAAGCTTTCTATTAtgcaatctatactatactataataagccaacataggtacaATTTATAGTCCaaacttttagttataatttttgtttggtACGCTCCCTCTgcaactacaagtctacaacatgtggaggtctattactcttacattgttaaacagtttcaaatgcTAAAAACACTCGTGATAATATATTGATCTCTTActcttatattgttaaacagtttcaaatgcTAAAAACATTCATGatattacattatcatataatgtttcataaaaaaaattataatgatgttaaaaataaaattataaatatataattttgaatatctttttttaacaagaaccttcatataattctttttaactctaacatgttctatttcaatacaaacacgaattttctaactctaatctgttacacgacaaatatcttttttcatacatataaagatatacgaaatatgaaaaatctgatttaaaattgattgaataataaattatcacatattaataatagaaaaatatttataaatagataataaattgtaaaagctaaatttttgtgagaaaatataagccgtttgttaatataatttatttaaaattcaattcattaatattaaaatactaataaaatgaagttaaaattgaaattataaataataaattacgaaggctagtatataaataataatgtatTACCTTTTTGACTGCTGCGTCAATGTTGTTTCTCTGATCAAATCCCACTGTGAAAGTTACTAAGTACTTTGGCTTCTTTTTTATATCCTGAAAAGAAATTTGATGGGATGTAATTGCTGAAATCCACGGAAGGCTAGTCCAGAAAAATATTACGACAGTAGCCATGCAAATAAGTAAACAGCAAAAAATGGAGAAGACAAGAAGCATGGACAATAGTCAAAGCAAATCCAACACTGTTGGATATCAGTGCTTGTCTCTTTAAACGTTAGCTTCACAACCAAGCACGTAACCATAAGAACTAAAGTAATATAAATGCAACAGACAAATGACTTAAACAAATTCATGTAACCATAAGAACAAAATTAACATATCAGCAACAGTTATATGACTTCAAAAAAATCTTGATGCAATAAACCTACAAATTCATACACTACCAACAATAAACCAATACATGAAGATAAAAATTGGCAAGTTACTGCCTACAATGGGAATTTAACAAGTGCTACACTACTTTCCTTCTATACTGTATTTAACCTCATACATGAAGATAGAAAGGCATACCTCAGTTGGGTCACCCCATAATCTTCTCAACATATAATCTGTCTCGGCCACTACAATTCCCGGAGGTAACGTCTCAGCACCGCGGGGATTTGTTGGAACATATATCTGGGAGCATGAGAAAAGAACTTCAAGAACACATTTAATACAGTATAAGAAGTATAAGAttgaatatgtgatgcttgtaTAACTGAGTATTGCAGGTCCAAGGATTCAATAAAGACAGAGGAAAAATAAATGTTCAAACTTTAAGGGAGTAAACAGTCGTTGAGAGTTGATTCAAACTTAATTAATAGTTTAAATTACCTAAAATAAGTAATAATGTTCGTACATTATGTACTAAATAGTCAAGATAAGAGATTTCCTTCTATTTTGGTGGACGTGGTTCATCACTTAGATACGGTTAGATGTTAGTCCCTATACAAGGCTCATTAatgtatttcattttattatgcagataaataaataaagtagtATTAGTTTTCTGATTTACTTTTTATTTCACATCACATATTTTACATAAGAAGTCTTTAATACGTGTTGGAGAAAATTAAAGCAAGATACAAGGTTTTATTATAAGTACCGATAATTCTTCGATATATTGAATAGGTCCTACCATCCATAAGCATTCTTCTGTACTCATGTTTGCGCGGGTACAGATACAGGATTAAGTACAGATGGCTGATAAATATAACTTAATACACAAGCGAAGTCGCAAACAAAAACACACAGATGTAGCGAACAGGAGCAATAACGAGTAAAGCACCAGCACACAAGAAATAGGTAAATTAAATTGCACACTTTCACACGAAAAAAAATATACCGGACTGAATAAAGTGCACCCAAACAATACACTACAAGAATTTCATGCCAAATCTACTTGGTACTTTGATCTCAGAATCCTTTTACTATATGTAAGAAGGGCAATATCCAATTTGACGGACTATGTACAGACTTCAGAGTactattgattttttttcttaaaatatgcCTGAATAACTGGGAGACGTCAATTACCATGGCCTAATCCAGTACATCCTCACCTATCACCACAAATTTTTTAGTTCTTAACATATATTTTGCCATCACTCTAAAGATACCAGATAACTTCAAAAACAACCCCCTAATCTTTGCCGACATGCAATGACAACTTTTCCTTTGTAATTGTATTAGGTAACACAAGTATGCCTAAACCTTCTGCTTGAGGCTCCTGGAAACATCAAAATAGAAACACCGCCAAAAGGCCCAAAACGCTGCCCCCCACCCCCCACCCCCGCGCGCACGTCTGCCTTTTAAAGGGATTTCCCATCATTTGTTGAATAGGCATGGAGCCTCCTTTGCTTGTcaacatttgtatttacatatataattggcGTTCAGAAAGTCCATTTCTCAACATATTCTGGCTTTACACTACATACTGGACAAGGATTTATCATCAATAGCAGTTACCAAgtttttatcaatttatcatGCGCACAGTAACTTATAAGCTGCTTAACTTATTGACTGAAGGTACTCAACAGCTGTGACCTGTTTTGCTAATTATGAGCTACCGACAGCTTGTGACTCCTTAGATGTTAGTCATAGCTATGAAACTACAAAAACTTGATAATTGATAAAGATTTCTGTTTTCTGCGAGGGGCATCCCACTTCTGCTGGTATTTGTTCACTGCATCAATATCAACCTGATTCAAACCTAAGCTCCTAACCCAGTATTAACATTCCCGAGGTGTAACTAAAAGATACATACATTTTCCTCCTTCACTCTTAAGTAGgtctattaataatatatgcagtatcaaatgaaatccaaaatgACGAAAAATGTAAGTCCTCCAACACCTTTCACAATCTTATTATTACGCCTAAACAAAGATTGGAAAAATCATCTTCCTTCAATCTCTGAGAAGTAAATCTCCTACCAACAGTGCATATAATCCGCTCTATAATTCTACATaaagattaatatattaattaatcataatgAACTATATTAACAAATTATACCAGCTGGACCCAGTGCAAGGTTCCCAAGCCAGCAAAGTCCGTTGCTAAAATTCTGCTCTTTTTGCCAAAAACCAGGTCAAGTTGTAATGTAGATAATTGTTTCTGTCTTACTTTTCCGTATTTAATATTTCCGGCGTCAGCATAAAAATAAGACAAAGGTAACTGAAAAACAGTACATCTATGTCTACGCCATGACAAGGCATTTGATACACTCATTTTGTAAGATTTAATATATTcataagtattatatatataataacatatctatcataaataaaataaatatatataatatgattagtTATACATACTAAGTACTAGCTATATATGTCCCACAAATCCAACTCCAGATGATATCAATGATGATAATCATGAATTCCACATATCCAGTATTCCACCAGATGAATAAATCAGATGATGTAGAATTCAGTAATCAAAATCCTTTTATCCTGCATGAGCTCAATTAGGGTTTAGTACTTTGTTTATAAGATTTATGGGCCGGTTGGGCCAATTATACTGAAAGATATAGGGCGACTTTAGTTGGGACTTGGGTCATGGGGCCATGGCGTACAAAAACACCATAAGGGCGTCATGGGGATGCCATGCAGCAATCACAATGGTGAGTAAGACACCATAAGAAATTTTTTGCCTAGTTATGTTGACACCGTATCAGCAatgatttattttgatttatttttaagtaGTTAATTAAATACCAATCATCAACGATATGCAATATAGTGGATGTAAAATTTTTCAGATTCTTTTATGATTTAACATCTAATTAGGTAGCCAATGTGATGAGTTAATATATGCAAATCAGCTTTTCAATACCTAAGTACAAAGACAATTAGATTTTATCTTTCACATAGAGAAATCAGTTTCAACAAGCTGAGATTACTGTCAGtaattacataaaatatattagactATTCACTCCCAATATATGGCAAGAGATGAATACCTTGGGTATTTTAGGTGTGTTTCCTGACCCTAGATTTTCAGGAAAACTGCGATCACTGGGTTTGAGAATATCTTCATGAAATGACATAAGGCTTGAGGGTAGGTTAATCTGAAAAAACACGAGAGAAATGAAATAAATGATTGTATAATATAGAAGTAATGCCCATAGTTGAAAGAACTTACCCTGGAAAGGGAAACTGACGGAAATGAAATACCAATAAAATAACCAAACACCATTCCCATTATGGTTGTTATAATAAGTCTGACACTATCATTGGATTTTTTTAAACCACCGCTGGAAAGACGAAAACCAAATCAAGCCGGTCAGCGTAACTAGAAACCAAGTTAAAAAAACCCACAATTGCTATGCATATCAATAAAAAAGTGATATTCACATCTTCACACACCTGCGATTGAAGTTTGCCATTCTGGTAAAGTTGCTCAGTTCAAACAGCTAGGCCTAAATATAACAAACAATTTCTTAAGAATCTTTACAAAAGGAAATACTCAATGTAAACTATAGCATATAATACATTTCATAAATTCTTTGACCTTTTCTTCCCAATAAAATCACTAATCACTAATTATATCGATGGATATTAAGTAAATATACAATCATATTAAAGAACCTTTTCATGAAATTCATAAAGAGGACAGGGACTACATTAAATTTCATGATATACCGAGCACAAAATCATGCCCATCAAACAAGCACGCCGCACATTTATGACAACCATCTAGCCTAGGTTCTTATACTAGAATGTAAATAAAGTTCATAACATCTATTCTCATTTTGTTTATAGCAGATAAGCAACATTCAAAAATACACATGAAGCCATTCCCAAACCTACACACACCTCGAAAAACCAAAATATTAAGAGACATTTTTCAGATCAAAGTGTCTGTACTTCAAATCAAACTATCAATCTATGTCATATACTGCCAAATTTAGGGTTTTTACGAAAACAACCTCTCCGGTCTGCATAAAACTTCACCCTCCATAAAACCAGATACACAAGATATGTTCCTACTTACTATCCTTGCTTTGCTTCATCAGTGTCATTCAGAAGCTAAAAAACAGACGCAACTACAATCAACATCACACAATGCAAACCCTCATAACACATCAAGCAATTTCACAGTTCACACAATAATAAACCTCAAAAATGAGAATCAAAGTGCTTAAAGAacagatttttatttcaaaacctCAATTCAACACAACAATAAACTAGAACAAAAACAACCCAGAAACCTTAATCAAATCTAGCACACTTCCCaccaacaaaatcatcaaaaaaaaaaagagcaagTACacagcaagaaaaaaaaataaaattagggtTATGACATACACAGATGGGCTGAGAAGAAGCAGCAATATACACAAGTTATACAAGTGGGTTgttgatataaatttaaatatgttgTTGAGAAGAAGAGATCGgcaaaaattaatgaaaatatgaaCGTATATGACTATATGTTGTATGTATAGCTCTGTGTGTTTTGTGTATTGGTGAAGCTGAAATTGAAaagaaatcaaatcaaatcaaatatgtTTTGTTTCTAGTTTTGACAGTGTTGTTGTTGTTACTAGGTGCTTttataaaaagagaaaatgcGAAGGCGCCATCTGTCCCCAGATTTAATTAGATTTACAGCATTTAATAATTTCAtcgtttgaaaataaatttgaatatgaTTGTTTAATCTAAAtagggtctttctaatgtgtgcccaagggcacacaataaacactgATTTTGATGAGTTTGGTTGGTTTTTATTGGTGGATTTGGTGCAAATGCAGGGCGGGCCATCCATATTTTGTTGTATAATTTGGTGGTGACTTGGATTTTTCTGAAGTCGTGTGAACACTTtcagattgaagttatttgtggttcaccaaataattcaatcggataaaatcagaaattctgcaagaagagagaatgtgttttgttgtgtat of the Daucus carota subsp. sativus chromosome 4, DH1 v3.0, whole genome shotgun sequence genome contains:
- the LOC108215826 gene encoding uncharacterized protein LOC108215826; this translates as MANFNRSGGLKKSNDSVRLIITTIMGMVFGYFIGISFPSVSLSRINLPSSLMSFHEDILKPSDRSFPENLGSGNTPKIPKIYVPTNPRGAETLPPGIVVAETDYMLRRLWGDPTEDIKKKPKYLVTFTVGFDQRNNIDAAVKKFSEDFQILLFHYDGRTSEWDQFEWSKRAVHISIRKQTKWWYAKRFLHPDVVAAYDYIFIWDEDLGVEHFNGDKFIELVKKHGLEISQPGLEPNNGLTWQMTKRRGDREVHKNTEERPGWCSDPHLPPCAAFVEIMAPVFSRQAWRCVWHMIQNDLVHGWGLDFALRRCVEPAHEKIGVVDSQWIIHQVIPSLGNQGVSEDGKAPWEGVKQRCRSEWALFQDRLANADQAYFMQKKG